Proteins from one Meriones unguiculatus strain TT.TT164.6M chromosome 10, Bangor_MerUng_6.1, whole genome shotgun sequence genomic window:
- the Tdrkh gene encoding tudor and KH domain-containing protein, whose protein sequence is MSTKQTSWTSLSTIQKIALGLGIPASATVAYILYRRYRESREERLTFVGEDDIEIEMRVPQEAVKLIIGRQGANIKQLRKQTGARIDVDTEDVGDERVLLISGFPVQVCKAKAAIHQILTENTPVFEQLSVPQRSVGRIIGRGGETIRSICKASGAKITCDKESEGTLLLSRLIKISGTQKEVAAAKHLILEKVSEDEELRKRIAHSAETRVPRKQPISVRREEVTEPGGAGEAALWKNTNTSMGPAAPLEVPLRKGGGDMVVVGPKEGSWEKPNDDSFQNSGAQSSPETSMFEIPSPDFSFHADEYLEVFVSASEHPNHFWIQIVGSRSLQLDKLVSEMTQHYENSLPEDLTVNIGDIVAAPLSTNGFWYRARVLGTLENGNLDLYFVDFGDNGDCPLKDLRALRSDFLSLPFQAIECSLARIAPSGEQWEEEALDEFDRLTHCADWEPLVAKISSYVQAGVSTWPKIYLYDTSKGKKLDIGLELVRKGYAIELPEDMEENRTVPDMLKDMATETDASLASILTETKKSPEEIPHTLSCLSLSEAASMSGDDNLEEGDLF, encoded by the exons AAGAGCGATTGACATTTGTTGGAGAAGATGACATTGAGATAGAGATGCGAGTTCCCCAGGAGGCTGTGAAGCTCATCATTGGTCGACAAGGAGCCAATATTAAACAG CTTCGGAAACAGACAGGTGCTCGGATTGATGTGGACACTGAGGATGTAGGCGATGAGCGAGTACTGCTTATCAGTGGTTTTCCTGTTCAGGTGTGCAAGGCCAAAGCAGCAATCCATCAGATCCTGACAGAGAACACTCCAGTGTTTGAGCAACTCTCAGTTCCCCAGAGATCTGTGGGCAGAATCATAG GGAGAGGCGGCGAGACAATTCGATCTATCTGTAAGGCTTCTGGAGCCAAAATTACTTGTGACAAAGAATCAGAGGGAACCCTACTACTCTCAAGACTTATAAAAATCTCAGGAACACAGAAGGAAGTGGCAGCAGCTAAG CATCTGATATTGGAGAAAGTTTCAGAAGATGAAGAACTTCGGAAGAGAATTGCCCATTCTGCAGAAACCAGAGTTCCACGAAAGCAGCCAATCAGTGTAAGAAGAGAGGAAGTGACAGAGCCTGGTGGAGCTGGAGAAGCAGCTTTATGGAAAAATACCAATACTAGCATGGGGCCAGCTGCACCCCTGGAGGTTCCTCTCCGAAAAGGAGGTGGTGATATGGTTGTTGTAGGACCAAAAGAAGGTTCCTGGGAGAAACCTAATGATGACAGCTTTCAGAATTCTGGTGCCCAGAGCAGTCCAGAGACGTCCATGTTTGAAA ttcccagtccTGACTTCAGTTTCCATGCTGATGAGTACCTAGAAGTCTTCGTTTCCGCTTCTGAGCACCCTAACCACTTTTGGATCCAGATCGTTGGCTCCCGCAGCCTGCAATTGGATAAACTTGTCAGTGAGATGACCCAGCACTATGAGAATAGTCTG CCTGAAGACTTGACTGTGAACATAGGAGACATTGTAGCAGCACCTTTATCTACAAATGGTTTTTGGTATCGAGCCCGGGTTCTTGGAACTTTGGAAAATGGAAACTTGGACCTCTACTTCGTTGACTTTGGAGATAATGGAGACTGTCCACTGAAGGATCTCAGGGCCCTCAG gagTGACTTTCTAAGCCTCCCATTTCAAGCAATAGAATGCAGTCTGGCACGGATTGCCCCCTCAG GTGAACAGTGGGAAGAAGAAGCTCTAGATGAGTTTGACAGACTCACTCACTGTGCTGACTGGGAGCCCCTAGTGGCCAAGATCTCTAGCTATGTCCAGGCTGGAGTCTCAACTTGGCCAAAGATCTATTTATATGATACCAGCAAAGGGAAG AAACTTGATATTGGGCTAGAATTAGTTCGTAAAGGCTATGCAATCGAACTTCCTGAAGACATGGAAGAAAACAGAACTGTCCCAGATATGTTGAAGGACATG GCCACAGAAACAGATGCTTCTCTTGCCAGCATACTCACTGAAACCAAAAAGAGCCCTGAAGAGATACCACATaccctctcctgcctcagcttatcAG AAGCTGCCTCTATGTCTGGTGATGATAACCTTGAAGAAGGTGACTTATTCTGA
- the Oaz3 gene encoding LOW QUALITY PROTEIN: ornithine decarboxylase antizyme 3 (The sequence of the model RefSeq protein was modified relative to this genomic sequence to represent the inferred CDS: inserted 2 bases in 1 codon) has product MLPCCYKSITYKEHEDLTLRPRYCLQCSXESLGGLQVGRNTEQEKNHNQLKELYSAGNLTVLSTDPLLHQDPVQLDFHFRLTPNSSAHWHGLLCDHRLFLDIPYRALDQGNRESLTATLEYVEEKTNVDSVFVNFQNDRKDRGALLRAFSYMGFEVVRPDHPALPPWDNVIFMVYPLERDVGQPGQ; this is encoded by the exons ATGCTGCCTTGTTGTTACAAAag CATCACTTACAAGGAACACGAGGACCTGACTCTCCGGCCCCGTTACTGCCTCCAGTGCTC TGAGTCCCTAGGAGGCCTCCAGGTGGGCAGGAACACTGAGCAGGAAAAAAACCACAACCAGCTTAAAGAACTGTATTCA GCTGGGAACCTGACAGTGCTATCAACTGATCCCCTGCTTCACCAAGATCCAGTTCAGTTAGACTTTCACTTTCGTCTCACCCCCAATTCCTCTGCTCACTGGCACGGCCTTCTGTGTGACCACCGACTCTTCCTGGATATCCCATATCGGGCCTTGGATCAAGGCAACCGAGAAAG TTTAACAGCAACACTGGAGTATGTGGAGGAGAAGACAAATGTGGACTCGGTGTTTGTGAACTTCCAAAACGATCGGAAGGACAGAG GTGCCCTGCTGCGAGCCTTTAGCTACATGGGTTTTGAGGTGGTCAGACCAGAtcatcctgccctccctccctgggACAATGTCATCTTTATGGTGTATCCCCTTGAAAGGGATGTTGGCCagcctggccagtga